GAGTCAGCGATGGACAGGTGGAGCGGCTCCCCCAGGTCAGGGAGACAAGGGCTGACAGAGGCTGGCGGGGACAGTTGCTTCAAGTGGGGAGGGGCCCGGATCTGGCCAATCCCCATTCTCACAGAGATAAGCTTCTGCTTCATCCCGCACTCCTCAGGACAGCACAGGCAAGTCCTCCGGCCACAGTCTCCCGCCTCCTTCCCACCTGCTGCCTCAGAGAAAAGGCGAACAAGAGCAAGGAGAGGCCAGGGGTCGAGCTGGAGCTGTGGCCAGGCCCAGATACAACTGCCGACATTTTTGTTCCAAGTGGATTCTTGTGTCAGCGTCCCCATACATgggaagagtaaaaaaaaaaaaaaacaaacaagaactgagaataaataatttattgaaaCTAGAATAAATATGTGGGCATGGTTACAAATAACTGTAAAAAATTATCAttaacgcacacacacacacacacacacacacacacagagtcctcgACTGAGGGGTGGGGCCTCGCTGTGGGCGGGACCGAGACTTCGGAGGTAGAAAACATATTTACAGCAGAGACCACCTAGAGGCTGTTCGTCTCCAGATCCCAGCTTAGGAGCTCCCGGGGTCCCCTTTGCTCGCCAAGTGCCCGCGCAGCTGCACTCCTTGCACAATCCTCTGCACCCAGAAGCGGTGAGCTAGCAGGCTGGTGTAGACACCGGGTCGGTTGCGCTCCGCACAGCCCTCTCCCCAGCTGATGATGCCCGTTAGTAGCCAGGAGTCATCCACCTGGCACATCAGAGGACCCCCAGAATcgccctgaagaaaaaaaagagaaatcaggCACCCACACCGGCAGGCCGTGTGCAGAGCCCGGGTGTCCTTGGAGGCTGCAGTACTGAGTCTGTGGAGGCCCTGGCAGAACAGACCTTCCGAACAGAACCGCTTCTGGTGGCATGTCCTCCCCACCACGACGAGAAGGAGGACATGAGGCCACTTCCGTTTTACAGGTTTAGAAAGTCCTTACACTAATTGGCAATGTGGACACTGCAGCCGGCCGTAGGCTGGCTCCCTGGGGGTAACTGCTCCACCATACATACTACCGTTCTCTTTTAGTCACAGGACTGGCCCTAGAGGACAAGGGTTCTGAACCACAGGGCCCTCCTCAGAACACCAGCAGCCAAGGTGCTCTGAGGATTGTACACAATCCACGTgtaaacaagaaaatgaacagCCCAACCAGACTAAAGGGGGcccaggcagaggtgggagagaaTGTCCCTCAGGAGATTGAGGGAGGAGGCGTAGAAGTGATGGAGCTTTTGGGCCTCCCAGTTGGGGTGGACAAAGGGTAGGTGCTCACCAGACAAGCATCCCGCTCCCCTTCCAGGTAACCAGCACACAGCATGTCCTCAGTGATGGCTTCCTGCCCGGCACCCCGCCAGTATAAGCGTTTGCAGATTTCTGAGTCAATGATGGGCACCTTCAGCTTCTGAAGGGTCTGAGGTTCGGGCAGGGGCACtgggaacagaaggagagagtTGGCCCAGTGTGTATATCTAGTCCCTCTATTCACCCAGCAGCGTTTCTCAAAGGTAAACAGATCCGCTCTACTGAGCTTTCCCAAGGTATTTTCAGGAAATCCTAATCCCAGGCTCTCTACCTCTTGACCCAGGGAATTCAAACATGGATGTGTAGCTCTAGATTCTGTGTCTTCAATAATCTCCCTGATACCCACAGAGGGCTGCACAACAGAATGGTGTTTCTTGACTAGGACTCTTGTTTTTCCTGCAAAGGCAGTGTGCTCAGTATCCCCTGGGTTCCGAATCCCATCAGCCCCACAGCCTCTTGGAATTAAGGTGCAGACCCCAAGGAAAGGCTGCAGCTGCAGGCAGGGTCCAAGCATCTGCCCAGGCCTGAGCAATTCTCTGGACTCTGGTTAAGGCTCTGTCTTTCTTCGCTGTCATCTATGCGCAGTTTCCCATTCCTGGTCTCTGCTATGTTATCTTTCATAgatcatttctgtttgtttgggctTCCCCCAGGCTCTGTCTATCTAGCTACCATctgctttctcttgcttctctctACCTCTATATTTCATCTGGTTTGTGATTCTAGATGGTATTTTCTAAACCTCCAGAACTggtttaaaaattgtgttttatgGTGATGAAGACTACATTTTCTTCTGGGAATTTTGCTTGCAAGAGATGCTGCCACCAGAGGGTGACGTTTCCCACTTGGAAAACAGTGCTGATTACATttccattttccctccctccatttctacCCATTCTTGTGTCAATGACTTTGCAAAtccccccctctcttctctctcgatagggtctttctatgtatccctggctgtcctggaactcactctgtagaccaggccagccttgaacccacagagttctacctgcctctgcctcccgagttctggcaTTAAGGCCTGGGATACCGTGCAcaggtttttctttgttctttcctttgttgttgttgttggtggtggtgcagaTCTCTATTGTTGCTTTAAAAGATAGCCAAAGATTCCTTTCAACTAGAGATGGCCTACAATTGGCGGTTGAGTTCTTGtgacttcccttcccccaacgcATCTTTTCTTGTCTCTGTAGTGTACATGCGGCCTCCACCCTCTCCTGCTCCTGGTATCTGTATCTGGGTGGCACCCACCCTCTGTCCCCAACTATCTCTGACTCTGAGTTAGAGGGAACCACACGCACCTCCGTCACGGATGCTTCCCCAGCCTGCAATCCAGCAGTCAGTGTTGGGAGGGAGCCGGACAGAGGAGTCAGGCAGGCAGATGGGCAGGATCCGCTCAGAGAACTGGATGGAGTGTTCTAGACGCACGAGAGCAATGTCTGCACGGGTTCCCTCCTTCCAAGAATACCTGGGGTGGGGCAGCACCCAAGCAATCCCCACTTGCTGGGACCTTGGGCCTGGGTTTCCCAACTGCCAGGCCCCCAACAATACTGAGAACAGAGACGGCTTGTCCACGCTGCtgcaagaaaaggaaagggggaaatgtcagAGAGACCATGCCTGGTAGGAGGGCGATCATGATCCCTGAAGAGCCTGGACAGCCCCAAGCCTGGGGCAAGAAACAAGAATGGGTCCTGGAGAGTCAAGAGCAGGCCTGTTTTCACATACCTCTTGAAGCAGTGGGCAGCCGTGACCACCCAGCGGTTGGTGAGCAAGGAGCCTGCACAGTGGTGGGAACCATTCTTGAGGATGCTAACAATCCAGGGCCACTGGGCATCCATGCTGTCCTCACCACCCACGACCCGGTTCAGCTGCTGAGGCTTCCCGCAGTCTGGGGGCACTGGCAGAAGGGATGGAGTTTCCCGTCATCTCAGCAGacacagttgtcttctgacttgcCAACccacctccaagccctccaaGATCTCAAGCCTGTGTCCCAGCCCAGTGTGTGTCCAGCACAGTGTCTACTGCTGGGTGAGTCCCtgccctgtccctgtcccctttAGTTACCGGAGAGGGGGGTGGGAAtggccctttcctccccttctccagccCTGTAGCTGGCCTTCCCTCCCACTTCCCTTAAAGATCTATTTGGTTCTCTTGGCTCTTACCCTTCTGCTCTTCCAGCCTTTTCTCCTCTAGATCCATCATCTTTTCTATGCCCCGCCCCATGCTCTTCATCCTTGTGTTCCTTCCTCTTCACCTTTGTGCTCCCCTCTGACTGCAGTCCCCACGTCTGACCCACCCCGTAGAGTGACATACAGAGACTGCCcatgccacccccacccagcccGCTCACACTCACCAGGGATGTGGGCAGCACTGAGGGTAgctgagggcagagagaataaagagagtcAGGCCCAGTGGTGAGGAGCCCTGTGCCCCATGCCTAGGGGACCGCGGGggggcccccccccccgtcctctcAGACTCATCCAGGGTCCTCagtaccttcacacacacacacacacacacaccacaggtgCCTCCTGAAGCCCTGCTTGGGCCAAACATCCTCAGACCCCTGCCTCCCAGTCCAGCAGTATTTTTTTCCACCTTCCCGAGAGTGGGAAGAGAGCTTAGGACGGACACACACAGCATCCAGGTTTCCTCCTCAGCCCCCATGAAAGCCTGGGCAGTTTTTCTATTCCAAAACAGAAGGAGTAGACCCAAGATGGAAACCATGGAGGGGGAAACAGAAGACGGAGGACACAGGGAAGGCACACAGACAGGTAAAGACCCACAAGGACGAGAGGAGTTCCTGAGCACTGCGACCAGAGCACTCACCCACATTCAACCCTCATAGCtgctagggaaactgaggcacagagcatGGAGGTAAACAACATGCCAGAGGAAGGGGACGGAGATGGAGGCACAGGGAGCTGAAAGGAGATAATggacagaggagagagcagaTTCAAAGGAAGGTGCTAAGCCAAGAGGCAAGCAAGGAGGAGGGACTGTGGGCAGGGAGGAGGCGGGAAGAGAAGAGGTGAGGAGGAGCAGCAGGTCCTTGGGGCTCACCTGTGGAAGTCAGCAGTACCAGAAGGGTTAAGATCCTGAGCTGGTCCCcacccagtgctgggggaggCCTGGAGATCACCACAGCTGGTAGGGGTGGAGCCGTGGCAAGGCTGCTGGCCATCTCAGAGGACCTAAGGGCTGTGCGGGTTGGGGCTGGCAGGACAGGTGGCAGCAGTATGTAGGGTTCCCTACAGGTCGCCCCAGGTTTTATCCTGTGAGGAGGAATGCTGTCAGACCAGTCCCCCAGCTGGTGACTGGGCCACCCAGACTGTGGATtagggaggaggtggggctgccaggaggAAGCGACCGGTTACTGGGGCTAGGGGCAGTAACTGGATGGGGGACTCAGGCTCAGGCTCCAGATGTGTGCCCAGGATGCACCCTGTAGTGGGGCAGTAGAGACTTGTTGACTGTCTAGGGCATGGCTTTATCATTGACCATCCAGGTAAACAGAGATCTCTGTAGCTTACAGAGCGTTTGGGGGTGTCTCAACCTGGAGTGGCCACAGCCGGGGTAGAGAGTGTTGGGAGCCCCTGAGGCCTTTGGCTGGGCCTTGCCAGGGGGACCTTGCTCCTTAACGGCCCATGTCCAGCACCCTGGCTGCTTCCATGACTCAGTCCAAACACTTGGGGCCCTGGAATCCCGTTAGCCCACTTCCCTGAAAGCTGTGACTCAGACCCCACGGGGGAGGGCATGATGGCCTCTTGGCCATTTGGCCAAGCTGTCCCTGGTGCTTCCTCCCAGTTGTCACTGCAGGTGAACCTCAGGTGACTCACTTCTTACCTGAACTCCAGGGAGCAGACCAACCCTAGAGCAGGATCCGTGGCCtatgccccaccccccacacacgcCTGGGGAGAACTCACATCCTGGGACCCCCACAAAGGGCTGTGGAGCTGAGTTTGGGAAGCTGGGTTGCTGTGGGCTGATGTGGATTGTCCTCGACTCAGCGTCCTGCATTATTAGTACCACCCTCACCTCAAGCCGGAACCTGCAACATCCTCTCAGACAAACAGGTCCCTCTGCCCAGTGTGAGTTTCTGGGACCAGACCTGGTTGTAAGAGGAAATAAGGCTGAATGGAAACAATACGGAAGTCTGAGGGTCTGTACCTCTCTTTGTGCTGTCCCcaagtccccctccccccaagatttaaaaaaaaaaattgagctggCTCAGGGAAGTCAGTAGACTGGCCTCTTGGTCCACTTGGGAGCTCAGGGTCCCCCGAAGGCTCAGAGGTGCCTGACCCTCCTGGGTGCAGGTCACATGCTCTGAAGAAAAGACCCTGAATTAGCTGCCTGAGATCAAGTGTGGGAACAGCGACAGTACTGCTGctcccagggaaagaaagagaggttgATCTTTTTCTACCCGTGGGCCAGCCACAGCTCTCTTGGAAGTTCCCTGtcgtgtgtctccaagctgcccGGAGCTGGCCCTGCGGGACCATGTGCTGCCCACCTCGGTTGTTTGGGACTAAGGTGGCAGCAGGCCCGGTTAGCACAGGGATGCCCCCTCTCTGGCAAGGTGATGCCCTGCATCGCCTTACCTGGGCACCGTGGGCTGCAAAGAGACTGGGGTGTGTGCTGTGGGCCATTGTGTGGTGAAGGAGGCGCAGGGCAGGTTAGGGTTAACCTCAGGCAAGGTGAGGTGGAgagcccctgccccaccccatgcCAACCATGCAAAATGTGTGGCCTCAAGAAGCCCAGGGGTACATTCTTCTCCCTCCTATGATTGTGGGCGTCACTGCAGGAGCAGCCAAGAAGAGGCCGGCTTCTCTAGACCCCCCCAAGGCTACAGAACAAAAATGTAGGGACACTTGCCTCATCATGTATCCCTCTCGGGGCTGCTTCTGCGCCCCCAGCTGCTCCCACACTTCTCTAACTCACCCCCTTGTGACACAGAGGGCCTCGGCCACCCCAGTTCATCCCACAGACATTTCTCGGGTCCCTGTTGTTTGGCAAGCCCTGTGGCAGGTCACTGGGACATCCAGTGAGGAATGGGGCTTGGGTCCTTCACCCAGGAAACTCACATCTCCTGGGGTGAGGGGCAGATGAGTAATAACAGTGAGATGGGCAGTAGCATGGACCTTGAAATGTGCTGTGACTCCTTGAGGGGAGGGTGTCTCCCCCCGCCGTTCTCAGATCCAAGCCTGTTGCCCACTGCACACGGGGGATCAGTAgatgtttgttgagtgaataagTGGTTGTAGAAGATAAGAGCTGGAGACCAATAGctgcagcctcctgcctctgcggtTCCTCTGGAGTCATTGCCCTGGGGACCTAAGAGGCATGTCCCCAGTATGTTGTCTTCTTTGAGATGGGTGGCCAGGAAGAAGCCCCGAGCACAAGGGCtctgtgggagtcagaggaagtTCAAGAAGCTAGATGGAGATTTCCTGATACATGCTCTGGGAGACACAccccctcttcctgcccaggGGTCAGCTCCCCAATTCCTGGGATGTGAAGAGCCAGTCCCTGAAGAACAGAGATGGAGCCCCTGGCATGATTCAACATTCAGCAAAATATTTACGGAGGGCCTCCATGTGCCAGACTCACACCCAGCCTCCCAGCTGGGCATCTTCACGCTGTGCAAGAGATGGATGAGGTGCCCAGCCCTGCCACCCACACCACCCTCCCTGCCAGCCTGCTC
This Peromyscus leucopus breed LL Stock chromosome 8b, UCI_PerLeu_2.1, whole genome shotgun sequence DNA region includes the following protein-coding sequences:
- the LOC114680768 gene encoding brain-specific serine protease 4 isoform X2, whose translation is MASSLATAPPLPAVVISRPPPALGGDQLRILTLLVLLTSTATLSAAHIPVPPDCGKPQQLNRVVGGEDSMDAQWPWIVSILKNGSHHCAGSLLTNRWVVTAAHCFKSVDKPSLFSVLLGAWQLGNPGPRSQQVGIAWVLPHPRYSWKEGTRADIALVRLEHSIQFSERILPICLPDSSVRLPPNTDCWIAGWGSIRDGVPLPEPQTLQKLKVPIIDSEICKRLYWRGAGQEAITEDMLCAGYLEGERDACLGDSGGPLMCQVDDSWLLTGIISWGEGCAERNRPGVYTSLLAHRFWVQRIVQGVQLRGHLASKGDPGSS
- the LOC114680768 gene encoding brain-specific serine protease 4 isoform X1; amino-acid sequence: MASSLATAPPLPAVVISRPPPALGGDQLRILTLLVLLTSTATLSAAHIPVPPDCGKPQQLNRVVGGEDSMDAQWPWIVSILKNGSHHCAGSLLTNRWVVTAAHCFKSSVDKPSLFSVLLGAWQLGNPGPRSQQVGIAWVLPHPRYSWKEGTRADIALVRLEHSIQFSERILPICLPDSSVRLPPNTDCWIAGWGSIRDGVPLPEPQTLQKLKVPIIDSEICKRLYWRGAGQEAITEDMLCAGYLEGERDACLGDSGGPLMCQVDDSWLLTGIISWGEGCAERNRPGVYTSLLAHRFWVQRIVQGVQLRGHLASKGDPGSS